In Pectinophora gossypiella chromosome 8, ilPecGoss1.1, whole genome shotgun sequence, the DNA window GCGCGCGCAGCCCACGCTGACGCACATGGCGCTGACGGCGATGTGGGCGCGCGGCTTGCTCAAGTTCGTGGTGTCGCAGAACTGCGACGGGCTGCACCTGCGGGCAGGCCTGCCGCGGCGCGCGCTGGCCGAGCTGCACGGGAACATGTTCGCCGAGCGCTGCGCCGCGTGCCGCCGCGTGTACCTGCGCGCCTTCGACACCACGGAGCGCACGGCGCGGCACGCGCACGGCACGCGGCGCCTGTGCCACGCGTGCGGCGCCGAGCTGGCCGACACCATCGTGCACTTCGGCGAGCGCGGCCGCGCCGCCTGGCCGCTCAACTGGGCCGGCGCGCTGcgccacgccgccgccgccgacgtGGTGCTGTGCCTGGGCTCCAGCCTCAAGGTGCTGCGCCGCTACCCGCGCCTGTGGCGCATGCAGCGCGCGCCGCACGCGCGCCCCGCGCTCTACATCGTCAACCTGCAGTGGACGCCCAAGGACGCGGTGGCGGCGCTCAAGATCAACGCGCGCTGCGACGCCGTCATGGCGCAGGTGGCGCGGCGCCTGCGCCTGCGGGTGCCGCGCTACGAGCCGCGCCGCGACCCGCTGCTGGCGCACGCCGTGCCGCTGGCGCCGTCCGAGGAGCACACCACGCGGCGCCCGCTGCTGCGCGTGCCCTCCGCCAGCGACGACGACTCAGACTCGGACGACGAGCTGCCGCTGCGCCGCCTGGCCGAACGCATCCGCGAGCCGCCACCTTCCCCCCCGCCCCATCCGACAGATTGCGTCCACGAGCTGCCGCTCCCGCTCCACCCCCCGCCACGCCTGGACGAGCGCATACGCGAGCCGCCCCGCGTGCTAGAGCGCATCTGCGAGcagccgcccccgcccccgccccgccTGGCAGAGGGCACCCCCgagccgccgcccccgcccccgccgccggcCCCGGCTGCCCCCGCTCTGCCGCCTCCGCCGGATCTACTCCACGCGTTTCAGGTGATCATCATCTAGGTGACGAACACGTTGCGGTCGATCGGACCCTCCCGCCGAGCCGCCCCGGTCGCGtaattacaaattcaaattcaaaaatatctttattcagtaggtaacatagttacactttgaatcgtcaatttttacataacgaacgtctcatcctcctaaaactactgcagcttctcacaacctgtatagccggggaaaagaagctgcaagaaaaacctcggcacagggccctagacgttctttaaaaaaataaaaataaacataaaatattgatatacaattgagtaatttagctgcctaatatcggttctcagacagttaatcccatgcattcatatcttctaaataatcactaactttataataactttttttgtaaagtttttgtttaactactctcttaaagcagttgaaaggcaaattctgaatgtcaatgggaatctttttgtaaaaacgtatacattgccccttaaaagatttagtaatcttatgtaatcgactgacttgtaaagcaagtttatttttattccgggtattaacaatgtgccgatcgctattttttgcaaataatcctatatgtttttttacatatattaagttttcaaagatatattgtgatgccaaagttaaaatattaatttctttaaatttatttctaagtgacatcttgggtcccaatttgtaaatcacccgaatggctcgcttttgcagaacaaaaatgctgttcacatctgcagcatgaccccacagcaagatgccgtacgacattagacttcggttcggttattaaacgaatttttttgaccgcgaatgctgctgagctgagccttttggacaacttatcaaatGCTAGTTCAATACGTCCCGTATGCGTTAAAATGTGCTACAAACCCTAGTAAAGATTTGTGGTGTACAGGTTGAGTCGGAAATCCGTAATCGGAAATTGactttggggtagtcagagatacatccatcagtacatatacatacaagtatctagacacgcggcagcgtgtcaagccaagttaaagaaacagaactggcgtgccgcaccgtgtgtaatacacttctcatcaaaaaaatcgaaacaccttgcaagtttacgttttgtcaggattatcagaaaaatgtgtacatttaggaataaatgttaaatgtcgtttaatagtgagtaatatgagcttatcaaatcttaatgttaatgttctaaatttaaatgaatttttcataggtttcgtattttgttaaatgagtcatttttattccgtatggagtataaaggaaatggataaaacaacacacgtaaatgaaaaaaaaagctaaaaaacgtttatttaataacttgtattccctccccgagctctaattactgcttccatacggttcttcatcgatcggatgagagtcacgatcacatgctgtggtatattgtcccattcctcttggattgcatcttgcagctggctaagtgtttctggggcaggatctcttgctcgaattcgtctctttaattcatcccacagatgttcaatgggattcatgtccgggcttcttgctggccattccataatagagatatcgacttcgttaagataatctcgtacgacgcccgcggtgtgagccctagcattgtcgtgcatgaatatgaagccgttgccaataaaatgtgcatagggcatcacatgaggctcgagacactcttcgacgtaccgatgacagtttagtgcaggcagacgtggcccagacacgaaagcaagctctgtcttaccgtcggcgctgattcctccccaaaccgtccacgaaccgccaccatagctgaccttttcttcaatgcagcattgtgcatagcgttctccgtctcttctgtagaccttgttccttccgtcgttaccatacagcataactttacactcatcagaaaagagaactttgctccactgtaggtatgaccaatttaggtgctcacgtgcaaagttaaggcgcgctcttcgatggtctgcagttaatttcggcccatttgctggcttatgcggtaccagtccacgatccttcaaccttcttctaattgtagagtcacttacagccacccttcgtacaacacgaagccgctgctgcagttgaaaagcgttacggcgtcgatttcttaaagaagttgttacaataaatcgatcatctcgctcagaagtgacccgattcctgccagatcctgatcggcgcgtgaacaaaccagtctcccgataacgtttatagactctatgaacagatgacaggcttagatgcagtcttgcagccacaacacgctgactaaggccagaatccagcaatgccacaacttgggcggcttctgtgggcgaagtatccatacgttttagaaaaaaaaccttttttcagacgtcccaaagtcacagtattgaaataaaaaacaaaaagtttaaggataggcgccaatttttagtttttaaacgctaaatgtactccaaccctaaacacacatttgtctcaaaacagtgattcatttcgtttataagataaacaaatgaaattctaattttgaatttagaattttcgcttattactgtaatggccaaactgccagctatacatttatgtattttttttcatcgtatgaattcttttttgtgttaaattcggacagaaacaatgaaaacggaagtgtttcgatttttttgatgagaagtgtattacacgaaccatttggagcgtGGATCAGTTTCACTTTGACAATCAGGATTAGGATAATCTCTACTTTCCGCTTTAAATTCCTAAGTGTACCAAACATTTGAACGCTTATTAATCTAGAAATCCTACTCCAGTTCGTCACCGTCtaggacgtattgaagtagggTTTCCGGGCGTTATTCGTTTGGAAACcctactccactccactccCTAATTTGTAATTACGCGGCCCCGGTCGGCGACTCGACGAGCGTGGTCGATCGACGGCCCTTTGGGGTCGTCGCTGGCGGCATTCGTGACGCGGTGTCCTTTGCAGGTGAACATGCGGTCCGGCGACGCCACCATCCTGCTGCGCGCGCAGCACGCGCCGTCGGCGCCGGGGCGGAGGCCCGCCAGCGAGCTGCGGCTGTTCCGCATGCAGCGCCTGGCGCCGCGGCCCAACGGCCGGCCGCCGTCGGCGCTCGGCAACGGCCGCGTGCGCCCGCCCCGGGGACTGGCCCTCACCAACGGCCACGGCGAGTCGGTCGCCGAATTCTTGTCGAATCTTCGTCCGGAACCGGAGCCGAAGGTCAAGCGGGAGGACGGCGCGGATATCGACCCGGCGCCGGACCGCGAGGGCCGGCGCGGCGATCTCGAGCCGCAGGGGGAGTCGAAACCCGAGGAGAAAACGGAGGGCGAGCCGGAACCCCCGGCCAAATACGAGGGCGAGTCGAAATGGAAGCGCGAAGCGGACGAGGATCTACTCGCCAAACCGTCGTTCGCGACGAAATCGGAGCGGGAGTCGCCGGCGGGCGTGGGCGCGGAGGCGGAGGGCGAGGCCAGCGCGCTGGCGGCCGCCATCATCGCGCGCGCCGTGCTGCTGTGCCGCGCCTCGCTGTACCCCGGCCTGCACACCATcctggcgccgccgccgcgcgcgcgcgccgcctgcGCCTGGTGCGCGCGCCACTGCGCCGCGCGCCGCTGCCTGTGGTACCCCCCGCCGCCGTCGCCCCCGccgccccgcgccgcccgcgcctgcGCCTGCTGCGCcgggcccgcgcccgcgcccgccggcgccggcggcggcgacgACACGGGCGGCTGGTACGGCAAGGGCTACCGCAagggccggcgccggcgccggtagCGACGACCGCGCCGGCGCCTGGGGCGCATTCCGGTTGTGACCGCCGCTCGTCGCGGGTTCGCGTTCTTCCGTTGTTTGGGACTCGACAGACGTTTCACTGAACCGAAAgtataattctatttatttgGCGAGATTGTAAAACGAGGTATCGATTATTATTTGCGTTGTTTTCAGAATTTTGAATAATGAATCGATGTGACTGAGATATGAACACGGTGCGACACTAGACGGCTCCAGACCGGCCGCGTCGTCGGCTCTGGACGATATTTTTCACGAAACTtacatttatatatgtatttggaTTCGAAACTTTTCGGTTCGATATGGCGAATCTgaaaggtgtgtgtgtgtgtttataaaTTGGTAACTAAGATAGGTATAGGGTGGAAAGTTAAGTCGCGCCGGGAGGTGTCTCTGAACTTATTTACTGAGAACGAGCTTAAACCGGTCAAAAGTACGTTTCGTAAGAAAAGTAGTGAGTGATTTCTTTTGTTCACATTGTTACAATATGTTCTGTAAAGTTGCGACTGACCAGTGAGCGGCATGACTCCATTCCGCAGTATAAATCAGACGAAAAAAGGCAGCCAGGAGGCGAGCCgcacgtcgcggccgcggcgccccTCGGGCCTCGGCCTCGTGACGTCCGCCGCTACGTCACAAGCTGCCTACTGCGATtagatattatgttattttaaaataagcgATTAAATAAGTTGAAGacaagtattttgttttatttggaaTTTGAAAGCAGTGTAAAGAGGAGTCATAAACGTCGGTCTTTGAGGggggcatgatgctatgttgtgtGTAATTTGAAACACAAAAGATCCTGTACTGAAACCgtggtattattatttattctaaaaaatCGCGTTGTATAaagtatgaaaaaaaatacttatttctcCGCAATATGGTATTCGGTTGGGTCAAAaatcaattattaaaaaaagtacaaaaaccCGACTGCGCACTGAAAAGAAGAAAACATGTCAAAATAAGTATCTCATTACAAACCTTctgttttgaagtcggttaaaaagttTTGATTCATTGTTATTGTTAACGACGGCTCTACCTAATAGCTTTTGTTACTATTAGTTTTTgttattaacatttttatatttttaataatattactcTGGTGGCGAGCCGCCCCGCCAGAGTTCGTTCGGCCTCTCCCCGCGCGCACCCCTCCATCCATCTTTGTTTTTCAACGGCGGCTCAGTTTGGTCGCAATCCTACAAACCAGTGATGCCAATTTAGCTACTTTATAGCTAGATCTAGCTATTATTTAGTGACATACAGctacaatttaataaaactgGTAGCTAAACTTTTTCGCTACTTTTTCCAGCTACTTTTCATTTCATGCTTTAACTTGCCTTTCATTGTCACATTCTAATGCATAGTAGATAGATTGTTTTGGAAATGATTGTTTTCGGAAATgaatttagataaaaataagttttagaTGTAAAAATATTCCAAGTCAACGAACAATACTGAACCCCAGCTATCATCATCTTTTTTACTCTCTTGTTTGAAATTATCAgaaattaacattttaatataataattatctaataataataaacgtttattgcatgaattcaggttaggtacattgcagattgaATTTGTACTGTATGTATTGTTTACCTACTTCTAGCAACCTTTTTGTTCGACATCGAGCCCGCGcgatatttataataagtaagtattgtaaACAGGAAAGTTTGTAGGTTTAAAAAAGCAAGGCAagctcttcttatcgtgtgggttgtgaggtggaataccaacctcatcaaccttggtgtcagggttatttattactgagctgccaaaggcccctgaagcATTCATCATATTGCAATTAGGCATTTGCGCATTTTGATCATATTTAGCtttattttagatgaattacttcaatgCGACCTTTCCCTTTCGCCGCAACAGCCGCTCGCTACTTCATCCCACCACGTATCCAATACGAGCGAGCGTGGGGCGGACATCGCTATCTGCAGCGCCCACGCGCAGCGCCATCCTGCGATAAATATAGCGCGGGACACACCACGCAGCGCACGCTCTATTTGTGAACGCTTTACTACGTACTGTCGATGCTTTACACGTAAGCATCTGCTCAGTGCTCCTGTGTAAGTGTTACTGGTCCTGTTTGTTCCTTTTTTAAGTGATTTCAGTGAGCGCACAAACTTTTacatcttatcgtgtgggttgtgaggtggaataccaacctcatcaaccttggtgtcagggttatttattactgagctgccaaaggcccctgacattgctcaggtaacgactacatacttacatcagtaagtagtaactgagaccaacggcttaacgtgccttccgaagcacgtaaaaggtaagtacttatattacgCTACGTAGTGACCGCTGAATCAATTGCATCGCCTCAAGAGAACTGTAAGTACGTTGAGATTGTTAGCACTTCATATTGTAAGTACTGAAAGCAGTGTAAAAGCCGTACTGCATCGCGTCGCAGCCGCCGACCGAAACGAAATTAAATAGGGTCCTCGATTTGaggtatatacaaaaataatgatgCCTCTACTTAACTTCGAGTCTCTCCTCAACTGAGGACGGAGGCCAGGAAGGTTCGAGTCAACATCTTAGAATAGGAAGACCGCAAACTCTATTCAAGATCGGTAAGTACTCTTAGACGGCGCCTCTACCTAGTCTCGAGTTTACCACGCTGAGGTTCCATAGGAAAATGCTCAGCGTCCTGGGCCGCGACCCGAGATGAGTGGAGCGAGTTAGATTACGAGTGTCACAATACGGGCGTAATTCCTTTTGAAATTAAAAGCTGATTACTTAGTTATTTGATTTCGTAAACCGAAGCATCACAACGGCAACGTACCTATTCACGTCCAACTTTGTCTCTCCAGTGGATAAACTTGCACTTTTCCACCGATTTTGCGCGGGAAAAGCACTCTTGTAGCTGGAGAAGTGAAATAGTAATCACATTTGTTTACCGAGGGAAGAAAGTGAGTGATTATCACAAGGCGCGGGCGTAATTTCTGTGTAGGTACAACTGTCTTCAttaggttctctatttttactcataaaattttatgtaataatttaacttggcatactgttacttggcctattattagttacgcatagtattaatttgtcataaccttttaagcataattttgaaactcataactactataagcataataattaatgacaataatgatatataagcataattattataagcataaaaactatactccgaataagaaaagttttggcacaactttgaacattttcgaaacttacttttccttggctgcatttggttcatgattgtgacattttatattttttgacactttttcatgctgttggtcatcattcagtatacttttggtgtgtaagataaacatgctgacggcgtaggggtggcccaagggccacccccgccgcaccctaacctactgttatcccttgtaaaaattatgacaaaacactattattctaaaaaagaattatggaaagctatttatatgcgaatcaaatttatgccaacaagtattagtccaaaaataagttatacctaaaaaaccagtattcctagatgttattatgggaaagtactattatgctaaaaaaccttATGCAagaaggattatgataattaaaattatgacaaaatcatttatgcattttaagagaatccctctTCATTATAACAAAGGTtcttagttatttattatttgcaaCAGATACGGCTTATTAACTCGTCCACCGAGAGGGCAGACGGAGTGTGTGGCAATGGCACGCGGCGCCCGAGCGTGGGCGCGCGTCGTTGCcgcgctgctgctgctgctgggcGCCGCGCTGctgcccgcgcccgcgcccgcgccgctcacCACGCGCGCCTCGTTCCCGCGCACGCGGCCGCGCGCGCTGGCGCGCCTGCTGGCCGACTTCAGCGCGCACGCGCGCCTCTACCCCCAGCTGTGAGTGCAGCCCGCACGGCGAGCGCCTGCGCCCGGTACCCGGCTGACGTGTGTCTCTGGCCTTGCAGCGGCGAGTGGACGGTGGAGGAGGAGAGCGGCAACTACTCGGCGTGGCGCTACTCGGTGGCGTACCGCTGCGGCGCGCGCTGCGCCGGGCGCGCGGCCGTGCTGGCGCTGGACGAGCACGCGGCCGCGCCGCGccacgcgccgccgccgcgctacCGCGTGCTGGTCGCGCACCGCTCCTGCACGCACGTGCCCTTACTTGGCTGGCCTCTCTTTTGTGGTGAGTGACACTTCAGCCATAACAACGTAAGAACTGTAACGGTAAGTCTCCTTACTCACTTGGCCGAGTGGCCGGCTACGCTGTCGGCCGAAGCGCCGAATATTCGGTACGAAATTCGACTGTTCGTTTCGGTTATCAGATCTCGTGTAGGTAGAGCCGAGCGTCTAACGTCGCGTgccgattggccgcctctactTATAGCTAGAGTAGCACAGTTGTTATTAAGATGAATATTATTCATTGTAAATACTTAATGGGGAGTGCAAAATAATACACCGGGTCGTCGTTCACTTCATCTTGGTGTTCAGTTTTGGCGATGTCTATCGTTTCCTCCATTATTTCGTGATAGTTGAAAACATTTGAATCATTTGTTTTCGATAAGTTCGTTGTGTTTTCAGAATGGTGGGAGACAGAGACGGTTGTAGAGGAGGGCGCGGGGGGCGCGCAGCTGTGGGAGCGCGCGGCGGGCTCGTGCGGCGCGCTGCAGCGCATGCGCGGCTGCGCGGCGCGGCTGCGGGCGCAGCGCGACGACCACCTGCGGCGGCTGCGGGCGCTGCTGGCCGAGGGCCGCGGTGCCGCCTGATTGGCGGCAATAACATTCCTTACAAATTATTCAATACATCCACTTTCATTACCGTACTGGTTTCACTTTAATCACCCATGACTCAACGCATCCCTTATCtagaaaaataatacaaaggaaaaaatcaAAAACTGCCAATTTTTCATAATTGTTCACCTTATTGATTCTATTAGGAACGCTTAACTTACGTACCTACTCAGAGCCTGTAAGTTCTGCAGATGTAAGAATCAGCAATCAAAACCgttccggactcgtggtcacaccaggttgtcacaccagtatgacaaactcatgacagccggtctttatGTGGTACCTATGTGAATTTGTCATAACGAGTCGAATAACCACCTTACTTTTTTTCATCCAAATGTGTtttccgttttatttttttacttctaaCTAAGAGTGTAGGATTTCATATTTATTACGTTCTTAAATGGGAGTTATATGTATTCATTTGCTTCACTATTTAGCGCACATCGTAAAATCATTACtcatataccgggtgttagtgacatcgtaacgaatactgagagggatgattcagaccatgattctgagttaatatctaatggaattttccgtcgcaaaattcatgaatttttgagttttgtttttaattattttcaattccatattgtactttaagctgcatagaacccaaatttaaaattaacgcacatttaaaataaacaaataaaaattactaattattaaattttatcaatgtcatcagaaccatattgaagactatagagaaccggagagggaatatgattggccacctgatacgacacgattc includes these proteins:
- the LOC126368874 gene encoding uncharacterized protein LOC126368874, with translation MTERARGAVRSSARLSGGAAAGGAAGGAAGEGAARAAARSAEAAAAAARRRARAAERAREVEDSPRELRDKCRRLARALRDAKHLVVYTGAGISTAADIPDYRGPHGVWTRLQRGESVGRVEVSRAQPTLTHMALTAMWARGLLKFVVSQNCDGLHLRAGLPRRALAELHGNMFAERCAACRRVYLRAFDTTERTARHAHGTRRLCHACGAELADTIVHFGERGRAAWPLNWAGALRHAAAADVVLCLGSSLKVLRRYPRLWRMQRAPHARPALYIVNLQWTPKDAVAALKINARCDAVMAQVARRLRLRVPRYEPRRDPLLAHAVPLAPSEEHTTRRPLLRVPSASDDDSDSDDELPLRRLAERIREPPPSPPPHPTDCVHELPLPLHPPPRLDERIREPPRVLERICEQPPPPPPRLAEGTPEPPPPPPPPAPAAPALPPPPDLLHAFQVNMRSGDATILLRAQHAPSAPGRRPASELRLFRMQRLAPRPNGRPPSALGNGRVRPPRGLALTNGHGESVAEFLSNLRPEPEPKVKREDGADIDPAPDREGRRGDLEPQGESKPEEKTEGEPEPPAKYEGESKWKREADEDLLAKPSFATKSERESPAGVGAEAEGEASALAAAIIARAVLLCRASLYPGLHTILAPPPRARAACAWCARHCAARRCLWYPPPPSPPPPRAARACACCAGPAPAPAGAGGGDDTGGWYGKGYRKGRRRRR
- the LOC126368988 gene encoding uncharacterized protein LOC126368988; amino-acid sequence: MARGARAWARVVAALLLLLGAALLPAPAPAPLTTRASFPRTRPRALARLLADFSAHARLYPQLGEWTVEEESGNYSAWRYSVAYRCGARCAGRAAVLALDEHAAAPRHAPPPRYRVLVAHRSCTHVPLLGWPLFCEWWETETVVEEGAGGAQLWERAAGSCGALQRMRGCAARLRAQRDDHLRRLRALLAEGRGAA